A genomic window from Fusarium falciforme chromosome 2, complete sequence includes:
- a CDS encoding A-deaminase domain-containing protein has translation MGALCSRSGPEDGGQDDYDSHQRKHNINTTSMTQSTRQTSPPTWRHPPGALTLAEALAAKSHIEALNGEIAGRRPIFEAEDAGTTGSTAAESDDPRTRDYFKLRQSIVTCERTLDFDHPCRRGATPDERRADAIIQELKRRDEANVYEKAPSRTGYGGQLHPRFPGDHFLSNKSLIDQTDLFAVARRMPKGGHLHIHFNACLAPHVLLNIAKDMDRMFITSDLPLVSDDDCSNFDRCEIQFSLLSPEKETPGNLFSATYKARQTMKLSRFLEMFPQIYTKGATADEWLLEKLMFHEEEAHNSLQTACGAWEKFNGRTRMMKGLFNYETAYRRYTRLCLEDFMKDNITYAEIRPNFMTSNQLWNDDGTKLIDNKGIMELIISEVNSFQADMKAQGRFFGGLKVIYCTPRSFPPEKIEAALTECLEFKKVWPEWIAGFDLVGEESKGRPIKDFIPELLKFQENCEAAKLEIPFLFHCGETLDMGTDTDGNLIDALLLKSKRIGHGFALAKHPYVMQLMKERGICLELCPISNEILGLTPRVSGHTMYQLLANNVNCTVSSDNGTLFRSSLSHDFYQVMVGKADMGLFGWKQLVLWSLKHACLDQSEYARVYAHWETEWKEFVKWVIQTYGEDIKAE, from the exons ATGGGCGCACTCTGCTCCAGGTCGGGGCCGGAGGATGGAGGACAGGACGACTACGACAGTCACCAGAGAAAACacaacatcaacacaacTTCAATGACGCAATCAACACGACAAACATCGCCTCCAACCTGGCGCCATCCGCCAGGCGCGCTGACTCTAGCTGAGGCCCTCGCTGCCAAGAGCCATATTGAGGCTCTCAATGGTGAGATCGCGGGCAGGAGGCCGATTTTTGAGGCAGAGGATGCGGGGACGACCGGTTCAACAGCTGCCGAATCTGATGATCCCCGCACAAGAGATTACTTCAAGTTGCGACAAAGCATCGTGACATGCGAAAGGACACTGGATTTTGACCATCCGTGTCGGAGAGGGGCGACACCAGATGAGCGGCGCGCCGATGCTATTATTCAGGAGTTGAAGCGCAGGGACGAGGCGAATGTCTACGAAAAGGCCCCTTCACGGACGGGCTACGGTGGACAGCTACACCCTCGGTTCCCCGGAGATCACTTCTTGTCAAACAAGAGCCTCATCGACCAGACCGACCTCTTCGCTGTGGCACGGCGCATGCCCAAGGGCGGCCACCTACACATCCACTTCAACGCCTGCTTGGCTCCTCATGTTCTGTTGAACATCGCAAAGGATATGGATCGCATGTTCATCACAAGCGACTTGCCCCTGGTATCCGACGATGATTGCTCAAACTTTGATCGCTGCGAGATCCAGTTCTCCCTCCTGAGCCCCGAGAAAGAGACCCCTGGAAACTTGTTTAGCGCTACATACAAAGCTCGACAGACCATGAAGCTTAGCAGATTCCTCGAGATGTTCCCCCAAATATACACAAAAGGAGCAACTGCCGACGAGTGGTTACTGGAGAAGCTCATGTTCCATGAGGAAGAGGCGCATAACTCCCTACAGACGGCATGCGG GGCTTGGGAAAAGTTCAATGGACGAACAAGGATGATGAAGGGTCTCTTCAACTACGAGACAGCATACCGACGATACACACGGCTCTGCCTCGAGGACTTTATGAAGGACAACATCACCTATGCTGAAATCCGGCCGAATTTTATGACGAGCAATCAGCTTTGGAACGACGACGGTACCAAGCTTATTGacaataagggtattatggAGCTCATCATCAGCGAGGTGAATAGCTTCCAGGCCGACATGAAGGCACAAGGCAGGTTCTTTGGCGGGCTCAAGGTTATTTACTGCACCCCTCGATCATTTCCACCTGAGAAGATCGAGGCTGCTCTCACTGAATGTCTCGAGTTCAAGAAGGTCTGGCCAGAGTGGATCGCAG GTTTCGATCTTGTTGGCGAAGAGTCCAAGGGACGGCCCATCAAGGACTTTATCCCCGAGCTTCTCAAGTTCCAGGAGAACTGTGAAGCTGCTAAATTGGAAATCCCTTTCCTGTTTCACTGCGGTGAGACCTTGGATATGGGAACTGATACAGACGGCAATTTGATCGATGCCCTACTTCTCAAGTCGAAGCGCATCGGGCATGGTTTCGCGCTCGCAAAGCACCCATACGTCATGCAGCTCATGAAGGAGCGTGGCATCTGTCTCGAACTGTGCCCCATCTCCAACGAGATTTTGGGTCTTACGCCCCGTGTCAGCGGACATACTATGTATCAGCTCTTGGCCAACAATGTCAACTGCACAGTCAGCTCTGACAATGGAACGCTGTTCCG ATCTTCTCTATCGCACGACTTCTATCAGGTCATGGTCGGCAAGGCGGACATGGGGCTCTTCGGATGGAAGCAGCTTGTGCTGTGGAGTCTCAAGCACGCCTGCCTCGATCAGTCGGAATACGCCCGTGTGTACGCTCACTGGGAGACAGAGTGGAAGGAATTTGTGAAATGGGTGATCCAAACGTATGGTGAGGACATCAAGGCTGAGTAA
- a CDS encoding SRP40-C domain-containing protein: protein MSGSKQNPPSWLFSNNPLNPVKPSADTMGKKSNKATAAKSDDTASAPPPGQLMDLVESFLSDHAFKGAHDAFKKQREKKGWQATGAETSASLVSVFQTWEASKGEASAKPSKSNKKKASAKKSSSSEDSDSSDDGEDVDMKDADSSSESSSSSSESESEDEAPKPKATKNLKRKAPVDDSSSESSSDSESDSSSSDSDSDDEPRAKKQKRDQSSSSESDSSSSSSSSDSDSDSDDENAESDSDSSSSSSSSSSSSDSDSGSDSDSDSDSDSDDEADAETAAQVPLPDSDGSSSSSDSSDSDSDSDNKKGKKGKEVKDSSDSSVTLDGKESPEAETDSTNPPLPPDPVLTNGRKKQNEPFSRIPKNIKVDPKFASNEYVPIAYSQRAHEDLIVTKGKGFTKEKNKKKRGSYRGGAIDISEKKGIYFDD from the coding sequence ATGTCTGGCTCGAAACAGAACCCTCCCTCGTGGCTATTCTCCAACAACCCCTTGAACCCCGTCAAGCCCTCCGCAGACACCATGGGCAAGAAGAGCAACAAGGCCACCGCGGCCAAGAGCGATGATACCGCCTCTGCGCCTCCCCCCGGCCAGCTGATGGACTTGGTAGAGTCTTTCCTCTCCGATCACGCTTTCAAGGGTGCCCACGATGCTTTCAAGAAGcagagagagaagaagggctGGCAGGCGACTGGCGCCGAGACCAGCGCTTCGCTCGTCAGCGTTTTCCAGACCTGGGAGGCTTCCAAGGGCGAGGCCAGCGCCAAGCCCAGCAAgtccaacaagaagaaggcttcTGCGAAGAAGTCGAGCAGCTCGGAGGACAGCGATTCCAGCGACGATGGGGAGGATGTGGATATGAAGGACGCCGACTCGTCCTCTGAGAgctcaagcagcagcagcgagagcgagagcgaAGACGAagcccccaagcccaaggcgaCTAAGAACCTCAAGCGCAAGGCCCCCGTCGACGATAGCTCCTCCGAGTCTTCCTCCGACTCCGAATCCGATTCGAGCTCCTCTGACTCTGATTCCGACGACGAGCCGCGAgcgaagaagcagaagcgggACCAGTCTTCTAGCTCTGAATCCGACTCGAGCTctagctccagctccagcgacTCGGACAGTGATTCCGACGATGAGAACGCCGAATCCGACTCTGACTCCTCTAGTTCCAGCTctagctccagctccagctcggATTCTGACTCGGGCTCGGACTCTGATTCTGATTCCGACTCCGACTCTGACGATGAGGCTGATGCTGAGACTGCGGCTCAGGTGCCACTACCCGACTCTGATggctcgtcgtcctcatccgaCTCTTCAGATTCTGACTCTGATTCAGACAAcaagaagggcaaaaagggcaaggaggttAAGGACTCGTCCGACTCGTCCGTCACCCTAGACGGCAAGGAGTCTCCGGAGGCCGAGACAGACTCGACGAACCCTCCCCTGCCCCCTGACCCCGTCCTGACAAACGGTCGCAAGAAGCAGAACGAGCCCTTCTCGCGTATCCCCAAGAACATCAAGGTCGACCCCAAGTTTGCGTCCAACGAATACGTCCCCATCGCCTACTCGCAGCGCGCGCACGAGGACCTGATCGTgaccaagggcaagggcttCACCAaagagaagaacaagaagaagaggggcAGCTACCGCGGCGGTGCGATTGACATCtcggagaagaagggcatctACTTTGACGATTAA
- a CDS encoding EngB-type G domain-containing protein, protein MGGHNRVLFWKTSICYKNGNVQSAQAIEKERPAQAAAAKFFQQSTELLYSAASNTHHAENDHIPEIVIVGASNAGKSHFLNSLVGDFHLAKVSHRAGKTTTMNAYGVGPRPKIAPELIRKGDAPPKHSLILMDTPGYGYRSKASWGETIVQYLTHRKTLRGAIILIPAEKDNYEMDTWMLKTLARTNTRTLVVITKADKCGEEWPVECLALSQEIEKELERQDRLAPGKWREGSDRITSIYATAAGMETQRRTGNGAGIGGVRLAILELAGYDIKGRVEKQDETKTYTGEIVSFDDIVWKA, encoded by the coding sequence ATGGGCGGCCATAACCGGGTCCTATTTTGGAAAACGTCCATTTGTTACAAGAATGGCAATGTTCAGTCAGCTCAAGCCATTGAAAAGGAAAGGCCAGCTCAAGCTGCAGCTGCAAAATTCTTTCAGCAGTCGACTGAGCTGCTTTACTCGGCAGCATCCAATACCCATCACGCCGAAAACGATCACATCCCCGAGATTGTCATTGTCGGGGCTTCCAACGCTGGCAAGTCGCACTTTCTAAACTCGCTCGTCGGCGACTTTCATCTCGCCAAAGTGAGCCACCGGGCGGGAAAGACAACTACAATGAATGCCTATGGAGTCGGACCCCGGCCAAAGATCGCTCCCGAGCTCATCCGCAAGGGTGATGCTCCCCCCAAGCATAGCCTTATCCTCATGGATACACCAGGCTATGGATACAGGAGTAAGGCGAGTTGGGGCGAGACAATCGTCCAGTATCTTACCCACAGGAAGACGCTACGAGGCGCCATCATTTTGATACCCGCCGAAAAGGACAATTATGAGATGGACACATGGATGCTCAAGACACTTGCTCGAACAAACACGAGGACTCTAGTCGTGATCACCAAGGCGGACAAATGTGGCGAAGAATGGCCGGTTGAATGCCTCGCTCTCTCCCAAGAAATCGAAAAGGAGCTAGAAAGGCAGGATAGACTTGCCCCTGGCAAGTGGAGAGAGGGATCGGACCGTATAACGAGTATATATGCTACGGCAGCCGGAATGGAGACACAGCGCCGGACGGGCAATGGAGCCGGAATTGGGGGTGTGCGCCTCGCAATCCTCGAACTCGCTGGATACGACATTAAAGGAAGAGTTGAGAAGCAGGACGAGACAAAGACCTACACCGGGGAAATTGTTTCCTTCGATGATATCGTATGGAAAGCCTAG
- a CDS encoding Fe2OG dioxygenase domain-containing protein, with product MTTTNLTELDAHEQPSDEMRAEWKSFMRQDQKSLLDDPRIDDPRAPLEKSGFRTVTTLSRAQIASSFAHLNPDLASEAEGDVSVIHHPLIPGLLILPSLLPPMVQRDLLDRLVHRDLSNPKHQTNLHLHYDLPYPEGQQDDETSFFALHPDSPASFIPKDPNVHKPLSIKQVLQRKLHWVTLGGQYDWTNRVYPDQLPPQFPDDISRFLEGLFPETVAQAAILNFYTPGDTMMMHRDVSEETDKGLISLSLGCDGLFMIAPNAAQPPKSEVAGHKEYLLLRLRSGDAIYMTQESRSAWHGVPKVLKGTCPGYLEDWPAREDGKFDEWKGWMKSKRINLNVRQMKD from the exons ATGACTACCACCAACCTCACAGAGCTTGACGCCCATGAGCAGCCCTCGGATGAAATGCGGGCGGAGTGGAAGAGCTTCATGCGTCAAGACCAGAAAAGCCTCCTCGATGACCCTCGCATTGATGATCCTCGCGCTCCGCTGGAAAAGTCTGGCTTCCGTACAGTCACGACACTTTCAAGAGCGCAGATTGCAAGCAGCTTCGCTCACCTGAATCCTGACCTTGCCTCTGAAGCCGAAGGCGACGTCTCCGTTATTCATCATCCCCTGATACCGG GCCTTCTTATCCTTCCATCGCTACTCCCGCCGATGGTGCAGAGGGATCTGTTGGACCGTCTAGTACATCGCGATCTAAGTAACCCGAAGCATCAGAccaacctccatctccattATGACCTCCCATACCCAGAAGGTCAGCAAGATGACGAAACGTCGTTCTTCGCCCTTCACCCAGATAGTCCCGCCTCATTCATCCCCAAAGACCCCAACGTCCACAAACCACTCTCCATCAAACAGGTTTTGCAACGAAAACTGCACTGGGTCACGCTGGGTGGCCAATACGATTGGACAAACCGCGTGTACCCTGACCAATTGCCTCCTCAGTTTCCCGACGACATCTCCCGCTTCCTGGAGGGTCTCTTTCCCGAGACGGTCGCCCAGGCGGCCATTCTCAACTTTTACACCCCGGGAGACACCATGATGATGCATCGGGACGTCAGCGAGGAGACCGACAAGGGCCTCATTAGCCTTAGTCTGGGctgtgatggcctcttcATGATCGCACCGAATGCCGCCCAGCCGCCGAAGAGCGAAGTAGCTGGTCACAAGGAGTACTTgctgttgaggttgagatcCGGAGACGCCATCTACATGACTCAGGAATCCAGATCTGCCTGGCATGGAGTGCCAAAAGTGCTCAAGGGCACATGCCCTGGCTACCTAGAGGATTGGCCGGCTCGCGAGGATGGCAAGTTTGATGAGTGGAAGGGATGGATGAAAAGCAAGAGGATCAACCTCAATGTTCGGCAAATGAAAGATTAA
- a CDS encoding HECT domain-containing protein, which translates to MTPEISRPRVSSIEPATDVDLVAGLWQEAPFARLPADAPPELEAYVQNIENPARVYAIHRASRRHDFQLLVERYVVQLRYGCDNVNCATPTCFTCRRRLAGKAPIRRYNATSARTLAVYLASQDNPENGLCPFLRKSKEPSAALGNLIFSPRPPSPPHPDSKRSSLKASPILRKDNPSTRQRSRSSSFQGTVLNSTNNPAYPTHADTKFHTNQASNSTQSDDAPHIRVVEAPVSKDHRSFAANLFGTVTFKMLEWLTPRGMTVMSQQVNDIAGPHRTKPAINVNTPQERTAPHPERQASTPSGSNTKPNEAHDMAPPKPEIGLNDASFCAKGARSGHGSISKSRGGASPKAKKTPYEPVNPIERRDNTKSTILSPRMSSILHDKPAQPKATITTSARAIPEAPARPAFFENVTKPSHPSIPTGSPPSSPCAPREEHNTEHLGTPSRHPKHGAQVLQVKDSVEEDAEPLSVWLNETLPQALSRLNVDLINFICDVYEEDGTLESYLATPQETGNTYPKPENASHPLCRRSSSPTTISKKQWKGFNEQTLFNVLMDPKAVVQSFTCDNKLYDSQTLWYCLYRMNHVASSLVLHSLWLAAGRLFVPSQDIQVHRLAGVRGRKVQRGAEGLSSVDAGYLMSICMHALVAAAPVVPDSRTLYEMSRIRSNGLTLAGGTAVARQPSSRCLGYDDVFSNDLAVRLARRLFCAITARRCFADMTCSPAASNIKTPDPDILQPLVSQLDFLSTGSASVLEFAHSERLLHETRVPTVLLDWARTIILNEWNGKPDFAMDGPFGGALSFIETMHTNRNLLLLGDIQFRVDYLSDRLDSVEMPVDWLSFSSTRWRRHILDYPYIFSPDTLVSFFRSINFARMSRVFEESSSLKTRMSAIIDPGSLVTNPHHKRVLQDLLKTGSSKYLILEISRKNVARDAFDQLWRREERELLRPLKVHLGEEGGEEGFDSGGVQQEFFRLAIAECLDPAYGAFTVDDRTRMAWFAPGSLTEDWKYELVGLLMSLALFNGLTLPITFPMALYRKLLGKPVAELHHIADGWPDLASGLTTLLEWDEKDGLVEDIFARTYEFSVSALGTNITREMSADRSVVWPRAAASSDDVAPPQTSNPDDAPLVTNENRDDYVTHYIRYLTDISIRRQYIAFERGFNACLDKKSLSLLSPSTLQSLVEGIQEIDISELKRYARYVGWDASHHTVKDFWSVVRRYDDRMKRKLLEFVTSSDRVPVGGIKNLQFVIQKNGEEEGDGGHLPTAYTCYGTLLLPEYRDKDVLRERLGMALENAQGFGFA; encoded by the exons ATGACGCCCGAGATTTCTCGACCACGGGTCTCTTCCATTGAGCCGGCGACCGACGTCGACCTGGTCGCTGGCTTGTGGCAAGAGGCGCCCTTCGCCCGCTTACCTGCTGACGCTCCGCCCGAACTTGAAGCATACGTCCAAAACATCGAGAACCCGGCGCGGGTTTATGCCATTCATCGCGCAAGTCGCCGCCACGACTTTCAGCTTTTAGTTGAGAG ATACGTGGTTCAACTGCGGTACGGTTGCGACAACGTCAACTGCGCAACACCCACCTGCTTCACATGTCGACGCCGTTTGGCCGGCAAAGCGCCCATCCGCAGGTACAACGCGACAAGCGCGAGAACGTTGGCTGTATACTTGGCTAGTCAAGACAATCCCGAAAACGGATTATGTCCCTTCCTCCGCAAATCCAAGGAGCCATCTGCAGCCCTTGGTAACTTGATCTTCTCTCCACGACCACCTTCACCTCCGCATCCCGACTCCAAGAGATCTTCCCTCAAAGCATCCCCAATCCTGCGCAAGGATAACCCTTCCACTCGTCAACGTTCGCGTTCATCTTCCTTCCAAGGAACAGTGCTCAATTCCACCAACAACCCGGCATATCCGACTCATGCCGACACCAAATTCCATACGAACCAAGCTTCAAACTCGACGCAAAGTGACGATGCACCTCATATCCGCGTCGTTGAGGCTCCCGTTAGCAAAGATCATCGATCGTTTGCCGCCAATCTTTTTGGAACCGTAACCTTCAAGATGCTTGAATGGCTCACACCTCGAGGCATGACGGTCATGTCGCAGCAAGTCAACGACATCGCAGGGCCGCATCGGACGAAACCAGCAATCAACGTCAATACTCCCCAGGAACGGACAGCACCACACCCTGAACGTCAGGCATCCACTCCATCTGGGTCCAACACGAAGCCAAATGAAGCACATGATATGGCCCCTCCAAAGCCTGAAATTGGACTTAATGATGCTTCATTCTGTGCCAAGGGTGCTAGATCCGGGCACGGCTCGATCTCGAAGTCAAGGGGTGGAGCATCCCCAAAAGCCAAGAAGACGCCTTACGAACCAGTAAACCCCATCGAAAGAAGGGACAACACCAAATCAACCATCTTATCTCCTCGGATGAGCAGTATCCTCCATGACAAGCCAGCGCAACCGAAGGCCACTATCACAACGTCAGCTCGGGCAATACCAGAAGCGCCAGCAAGACCCGCCTTTTTCGAAAACGTGACAAAACCCTCACATCCTTCAATACCGACAggttctcctccatcttcgcCATGTGCACCACGAGAAGAGCACAACACTGAGCATCTCGGTACGCCAAGCCGTCATCCTAAACATGGTGCCCAGGTGCTACAGGTGAAAGACTCCGTTGAGGAAGACGCAGAGCCTCTATCTGTGTGGTTGAATGAAACCTTGCCCCAGGCGTTATCCCGACTTAATGTTGATCTTATCAACTTCATATGTGACGTTTACGAAGAAGATGGGACCTTAGAGAGCTACCTTGCCACGCCCCAGGAAACGGGCAACACATATCCCAAGCCGGAAAACGCCTCACATCCCTTGTGTCGTCGATCGTCCTCTCCCACGACTATCTCCAAGAAGCAATGGAAGGGTTTCAATGAGCAAACTCTTTTCAATGTTCTCATGGACCCGAAGGCTGTGGTGCAGTCTTTCACCTGCGACAATAAACTCTACGACTCCCAGACTCTATGGTATTGTCTCTATCGCATGAACCACGTTGCATCAAGTCTTGTTCTTCACAGCCTTTGGTTGGCAGCGGGGCGCTTGTTTGTCCCTTCACAAGACATTCAAGTACATCGCTTGGCTGGGGTCAGGGGCAGGAAGGTTCAACGAGGTGCCGAAGGGCTCTCAAGTGTTGATGCAGGGTACTTGATGTCCATCTGCATGCATGCTTTGGTCGCTGCGGCGCCGGTTGTGCCTGACTCACGCACCTTGTACGAGATGTCGCGAATACGCTCCAACGGCCTGACACTTGCTGGCGGTACCGCGGTAGCACGGCAGCCCTCATCTCGTTGTTTAGGGTATGATGATGTTTTCTCGAACGACCTAGCCGTCAGACTTGCCCGACGATTATTTTGCGCAATTACAGCCAGGCGTTGTTTTGCAGACATGACATGCTCTCCAGCTGCCTCAAACATCAAAACTCCCGACCCCGATATCCTACAGCCTCTTGTAAGCCAGCTCGACTTTCTCAGCACGGGCTCGGCCTCGGTGCTAGAGTTCGCGCATTCTGAACGCCTCTTGCACGAAACACGCGTTCCGACAGTGCTTCTCGATTGGGCCCGTACCATCATCTTGAACGAGTGGAATGGAAAACCCGACTTCGCCATGGATGGACCCTTCGGAGGAGCCTTGTCATTCATCGAGACCATGC ACACTAACAGAAACCTCCTCCTTCTAGGCGATATCCAATTCCGTGTTGATTACCTATCAGACCGATTGGACTCGGTTGAAATGCCGGTTGACTGGTTATCTTTTTCTTCGACGCGCTGGAGACGACATATCTTGGACTATCCTTACATATTCAGCCCCGATACCCTAGTCTCATTCTTCCGCTCTATCAATTTCGCTCGGATGAGTCGCGTGTTTGAGGAGTCGAGCTCTCTCAAAACTCGGATGAGCGCCATCATTGACCCTGGAAGTCTCGTCACCAACCCACACCACAAGAGGGTGTTGCAAGACCTCTTGAAAACAGGCTCATCCAAATACCTGATACTCGAAATAAGTCGCAAAAATGTTGCTCGAGATGCGTTCGACCAACTATGGAGGCGGGAAGAGAGGGAGCTTCTCCGCCCATTGAAGGTGCATTTGGGAGAGGAAGGCGGGGAAGAGGGCTTCGATTCGGGAGGTGTTCAGCAAGAGTTTTTTCGATTGGCCATCGCAGAGTGCTTGGACCCTGCATATGGCGCCTTCACAGTCGACGATCGGACACGCATGGCCTGGTTTGCCCCTGGGTCACTCACCGAAGATTGGAAGTATGAGCTCGTCGGACTCTTGATGTCACTGGCCCTGTTCAATGGGCTGACCCTGCCTATCACCTTTCCCATGGCCCTGTACCGGAAACTACTGGGCAAGCCGGTCGCAGAGCTTCACCATATTGCTGATGGGTGGCCGGATCTGGCGAGCGGGTTGACAACACTCCTAGAATGGGACGAAAAGGATGGTCTGGTTGAGGATATCTTTGCCCGCACCTACGAGTTTTCAGTTTCTGCCTTGGGTACCAACATCACCAGGGAAATGTCTGCAGACAGGAGCGTGGTTTGGCCCAGGGCAGCTGCAAGCTCAGATGATGTCGCTCCGCCCCAGACTTCGAACCCAGACGACGCCCCCCTGGTGACGAACGAGAACCGAGATGATTATGTCACTCATTACATTCGCTATCTCACGGACATCTCCATTCGGCGGCAATACATTGCCTTCGAACGTGGCTTCAACGCATGCCTAGACAAGAAATCACTTTCTCTACTCAGCCCCTCCACTCTGCAGTCACTGGTGGAAGGCATCCAAGAAATTGACATCTCGGAACTCAAACGGTATGCACGCTACGTCGGCTGGGACGCGTCGCATCATACTGTTAAAGACTTCTGGTCTGTCGTGAGAAGGTACGACGATAGGATGAAACGCAAGCTGCTGGAGTTCGTGACATCCTCAGACCGAGTTCCAGTTGGAGGCATCAAAAATCTTCAGTTCGTGATTCAGAAAAacggagaggaagagggggaTGGCGGGCACTTGCCCACGGCTTATACATGTTACGGGACTCTCCTTCTTCCCGAATATAGAGATAAAGACGTATTGAGGGAACGGCTCGGAATGGCGTTGGAAAATGCACAGGGGTTCGGCTTTGCTTGA
- a CDS encoding C2H2-type domain-containing protein: MSEQASGATATSASHPYTCNTCQVAYRNIDLQKGHMKSDWHRYNLKRRVASLPPISADVFTEKVLQARAASTAEADKAYFERACEVCQKTYYSENAFQNHLSSQKHKAKEATTTTNPAPGRADDETTSVVSSTFSLGEPVAIGREEVDSDAEEEFNHVVEGLQKARIAEQRPSPVKRPSNPRPSAQDPEHEPDAARASDSKTPVPAAQEPTSTLESCLFCNYSSPTVSLNTHHMERFHGMFIPEKKYLVDLDGLLKQLQDKVHQHHQCLYCDKVKSTVFGIQTHMRDKGHCKIPYSSEDEQLDIGDYYDFRSTYSDEEELSDDESVVDDKTGGAKLGARRVAKVTAEDGEDVEEGGDGDGWETDSSASSLDSADLTAVPAEGHIHQFERLDKHPHHSRHDTRHRHQADGWHSHAHKPTRAVFYDDYELHLPSGKSVGHRSLNRYFRQNLHNHPSPEERAERLAIEEAAQDQEGLPSDGQLVHANGRSREMVPRGMGGMVGVTEQHKRGARKAEERGRTLEQVHTKRNDWAYGKKLNNHKNYYYREKGGG; the protein is encoded by the exons ATGAGCGAGCAGGCTTCTGGGGCGACGGCCACCTCGGCCTCGCATCCATACACCTGCAATACTTGCCAGGTTGCGTATCGCAACATCGACCTGCAGAAGGGTCATATGAAGAGTGACTGGCA TCGATACAACCTCAAGCGCCGAGTCGCCTCGTTGCCCCCCATCTCCGCTGATGTGTTTACCGAGAAGGTTCTGCAGGCCAGGGCTGCATCAACGGCCGAAGCCGACAAGGCGTACTTCGAGCGGGCTTGTGAGGTTTGTCAAAAGACATACTACAGCGAGAATGCGTTCCAGAACCATCTGTCCAGCCAGAAGCACAAGGCGAAGGAGGCGACAACTACCACCAACCCCGCCCCAGGTCGagccgacgacgagaccACCTCTGTTGTAAGCTCTACATTTTCCCTCGGGGAACCTGTAGCCATTGGGCGAGAGGAAGTCGACTCAGATGCGGAAGAAGAGTTCAACCATGTTGTCGAAGGCCTGCAAAAGGCACGCATTGCTGAGCAGAGACCCTCACCCGTGAAGCGACCGTCCAACCCTCGACCATCGGCCCAAGACCCTGAACATGAACCTGATGCAGCGCGCGCTTCCGACTCCAAGACTCCCGTTCCAGCCGCTCAAGAACCTACTTCTACTTTGGAGTCGTGTCTTTTCTGCAACTATTCCTCTCCCACTGTCTCACTCAACACACACCACATGGAGAGGTTCCATGGCATGTTCATCCCCGAAAAGAAGTACCTAGTCGACCTAGATGGCTTGCTCAAGCAGCTGCAAGACAAAGttcaccaacaccatcagTGCCTATACTGTGACAAAGTCAAGTCCACAGTTTTCGGTATCCAGACGCACATGCGCGACAAGGGCCACTGCAAGATCCCGTACAGCAGCGAAGATGAGCAGCTCGATATTGGCGACTATTACGACTTCAGAAGCACCTACTCAGATGAGGAAGAATTGAGTGATGATGAGTCTGTCGTCGATGACAAGACCGGAGGTGCGAAGCTCGGAGCCCGGCGTGTGGCCAAGGTGACTGCCGAAGACGGAGAGGACGTCGAGGAAGGAGGCGATGGGGATGGCTGGGAGACCGACAGCTCGGCATCTTCACTGGACTCTGCTGATCTCACTGCTGTCCCAGCCGAAGGACACATCCATCAGTTTGAGCGTTTGGATAAACATCCTCACCATTCACGACATGACACACGGCATCGGCACCAGGCTGATGGTTGGCATTCGCATGCTCATAAGCCTACCCGTGCAGTGTTCTACGATGACTACGAATTGCATCTTCCCTCTGGCAAGTCTGTTGGCCATCGCTCACTAAACCGGTATTTCCGCCAGAATTTGCACAACCACCCCTCCCCTGAAGAGCGGGCAGAGCGCTTGGCTATCGAAGAAGCGGCACAAGATCAGGAAGGGTTGCCTTCCGATGGTCAGCTGGTCCATGCGAATGGCAGGTCCCGTGAGATGGTGCCTCGTGGTATGGGAGGCATGGTCGGTGTCACAGAGCAACACAAGCGCGGCGCTCGCAAGGCTGAGGAGCGCGGCCGGACACTTGAACAAGTGCATACAAAGAGGAACGACTGGGCGTatgggaagaagctgaacaaCCACAAGAATTACTATTACCGCGAGAAGGGTGGTggttaa